In a genomic window of Schistosoma mansoni, WGS project CABG00000000 data, chromosome 3 unplaced supercontig 0233, strain Puerto Rico, whole genome shotgun sequence:
- a CDS encoding XP_018644654.1, with protein sequence MSWLSLVHCFGLLSYNLSSTNCFHWMCKSTSSHLNLIAIKLVLLDNSIIVECGILTSKECHMNSS encoded by the coding sequence ATGAGTTGGTTGTCATTGGTTCATTGTTTTGGTTTGTTGAGTTATAATCTAAGTAGCACAAACTGTTTTCATTGGATGTGTAAATCCACATCTTCACACTTGAATTTGATTGCAATAAAGTTAGTTCTGCTAGACAATTCCATCATCGTTGAATGTGGAATTTTAACTTCTAAAGAATGCCACATGAATTCTAGTTGA